The following coding sequences lie in one Gadus macrocephalus chromosome 1, ASM3116895v1 genomic window:
- the LOC132448806 gene encoding cadherin-4-like, with translation MGADQPPNEVFNIDPVAGKMYVTKPLDREMRSSYHLRAHAVDMNGNQVENPIDLYIYVIDMNDNRPEFRNQVYNGSVDEGSKPGATDRYSLHFHSGLHKGVWRKTLIVLAGQSAGA, from the exons ATGGGGGCCGACCAGCCCCCCAACGAGGTGTTCAACATCGACCCCGTGGCGGGCAAGATGTACGTCACCAAGCCCCTGGACCGCGAGATGCGCTCCTCCTACCAC CTAAGAGCGCATGCGGTGGACATGAACGGCAACCAGGTGGAGAACCCGATTGACCTGTACATCTACGTCATCGACATGAACGACAACCGGCCCGAGTTCAGGAACCAGGTCTACAACGGCTCGGTGGACGAGGGCTCGAAGCCAGGTGCCACTGACCGCTATAGCCTCCATTTTCACTCTGGGTTGCACAAgggagtctggaggaagacctTAATAGTTTTGGCGGGACAATCGGCTGGCGCTTGA